The following coding sequences lie in one Rutidosis leptorrhynchoides isolate AG116_Rl617_1_P2 chromosome 4, CSIRO_AGI_Rlap_v1, whole genome shotgun sequence genomic window:
- the LOC139844409 gene encoding probable indole-3-pyruvate monooxygenase YUCCA4: MGSCEKEQTLMKFDGPVIVGAGPSGIAVAACLKENGVPSIVLERSNCIASLWQHKTYDRLKLHLPKQFCELPLFGYPKKFPKYPTKKEFVSYMEDYANHFEIRPKFNQSVVSAEFDLKNGVWRVTTQDSVYESRWLVVATGENAEAVMPEIQGIEKFEGVVRHTSEYKNGCEFENKRVLVVGCGNSGMEVSLDLCRCKASPFIVVRNSVHVLPREMFGFATFGIAITLLKWLPLRVVDKLILFMANLTFGKTDKLGLRRPKTGPLELKNATGKTPVLDTGALSLIKSGNIKVVEQGVREVTKKGAKFMDGQELAFDSIVLATGYRSNVPFWLKGSDFFTEEGMPKMPFPNGWKRKNGLYTVGFTRRGLLGTTCDALKIAKDVTDQWRSMTCTSKHEYRSK, from the exons ATGGGTTCCTGTGAAAAAGAACAAACGTTGATGAAATTTGATGGGCCAGTAATTGTTGGTGCTGGTCCTTCTGGTATAGCAGTTGCAGCTTGCCTTAAAGAAAATGGAGTCCCATCCATTGTTCTTGAAAGAAGTAATTGCATTGCATCTTTATGGCAACATAAGACTTATGATAGGTTAAAGCTTCATCTCCCTAAACAATTTTGTGAGTTACCATTATTTGGATACCCAAAAAAATTCCCAAAATATCCCACAAAAAAAGAGTTTGTTTCTTACATGGAAGATTATGCAAACCACTTTGAAATTAGGCCCAAATTTAACCAATCTGTGGTTAGTGCTGAATTTGACTTGAAAAATGGTGTATGGAGAGTAACTACACAAGATTCTGTTTATGAATCACGGTGGTTAGTGGTGGCAACCGGAGAAAATGCAGAGGCTGTGATGCCGGAGATTCAGGGGATTGAGAAATTTGAAGGGGTGGTTAGACATACAAGTGAGTATAAAAATGGTTGTGAGTTTGAAAACAAAAGGGTTTTAGTGGTTGGTTGTGGTAATTCTGGTATGGAAGTTAGTTTGGACCTTTGCCGTTGCAAAGCAAGTCCTTTTATAGTTGTTAGAAACTCA GTTCATGTTCTACCAAGAGAAATGTTTGGATTCGCAACATTTGGTATAGCTATAACTCTTCTCAAATGGCTACCTCTTAGGGTGGTGGACAAATTAATCTTGTTTATGGCCAACTTAACATTTGGAAAAACCGATAAATTAGGTTTAAGGAGGCCGAAAACGGGCCCCCTTGAGCTAAAAAATGCTACGGGAAAAACTCCAGTACTTGACACCGGAGCTTTATCTCTAATAAAATCCGGTAACATCAAG GTTGTGGAGCAAGGAGTAAGAGAAGTCACAAAAAAAGGGGCCAAATTCATGGATGGTCAAGAACTTGCATTTGATTCTATTGTATTGGCAACAGGCTATAGGAGTAATGTGCCATTTTGGCTCAAG GGAAGTGACTTTTTCACTGAAGAAGGAATGCCGAAAATGCCATTTCCAAACGGATGGAAAAGAAAAAATGGATTATATACCGTTGGGTTCACTCGAAGAGGTCTTCTAGGAACGACATGTGATGCCCTAAAAATTGCTAAGGATGTTACGGATCAATGGCGATCAATGACATGCACATCTAAGCATGAGTATAGGTCAAAGTGA